TATCAATATATTCATAATCAGGCCTTAAATAAAATCTAAAACCGGTATTATTAATTGAATGATAATAATTCAAATGTCTGATATGATCTTTCACAGCGGTGAGAGATATTCCGTCTTTTCCGTTACTTCTTCTGTAAATCCAAAATTTTACCGGAACTCTGTACAGTATATTGTTTATACTCGAATCACATTTACAAGAATCAAGAAAATTATTCAGATATTTATTATTATTAATCCGCGGTTTCCTTTTTAAATTAATAATATTATCGTCAAAACCGCATAATTCATCTTGAATTATTTGTGAATTTGATAATAACGGAATACAAAAAAAAATCAGTAATAAGTATTTTTTAAACAGCATATATTAGATTAACAAATAAAAAATAAAATGCCCTAATAAGGCAAAGATAAAAAATTTAAGGTTTAAAGTTCAAAGTTTAAAGTTTTCTGCCGGCAGACAGAAAAATTTAAGATTTATAAAAATTGAAAAACAAATTTTGAATTCATCTGAATTTTTTGCAATTTTACTTTTTTTAAAAAATAATCTATAAAATTATTAATTATGAAAAGAATTACAATAATATTTTTACTGACACTATCAATCGGATTTTCATCTTGTGATATTCTTCAACAAATTGTTGATGATGCAGGCGGCGGAACCGGATTAACTGATTCGGAAATTATTGCCGGTTTAAAAGAAGCATTAATTGAAGGAACAGTCTCTTCCGTAAAGGTATTAAATGCTACCGACGGCTATTTTAAAGATAATGCAGTTAAGATATTATTACCGCCAGAAGCAAATGTAATTGTTGAAAATATTCAAAAAGTTCCCGGAATAGGTCAAAAAACAATTGATGATCTTGTATTTAAAATAAATCGTGCTGCCGAAGATGCAGCATCAGAAGCAAAACCCATTTTCATTGATGCCGTTAAATCAATGACTATTCAAGACGGAATGACCATCTTAAAAGGGAGTAACACAGCAGCAACGAACTATTTAAAAAGTAAAACATATAATAAACTTGTTTCGAAATTTGCGCCGAAAATTAACACATCATTAAATAAAAAATTGGTAGGTAATGTATCTGCCGGCAGTGCTTGGACAAAAACTACTTCTTTATATAACAAAGTTGCCCCGATTATAGGAAAACCTAAAGTAACTACTGACCTTGGAGCCTATGTAACCAAAAAAGCATTAAACGGTTTATTCTTAAAAGTAGGAGAAGAGGAAAAAAAGATAAGAGCAAATCCTTATGCATATGTAAGCGAAATTATTAAAAAAGTATTCGGATATGCTAAAAAGAATTTTTAAACACTTTACCGAGGATTTTATTCTCGGTTTTTTATTTAAATAAAAGCCGCGAATACACGAATAAACCTGCCTACAGGCAGGCAGGCAGGCAATTAAGCACTAAACACTCTTTGTTTCAGTAAAAGACTGACATATAACAATATAACTAAATTATTTTCGAATGAAAAAAGATACACCAATTGATTCAAATGTAGTAAAAAGAATTTTAAGTGAAATGCCTTTTGATGATATAGGGGATGCTTCTATAAGAGAAATTGTCAGATTAGCCGGTATGATAGAAGAAGAAACCGGAGAGAAATATATCAGAATGGAAATGGGTGTTCCGGGCATTGATGTGAGGGAGATAGCACTTGAAGCGGAGATTAAAGCTTTTAAAGCAGGTTATGCATCGAAATATGCACCAATTATTGGTATAGCTCCCTTAAAAAATGAGATATCAAGATTTGTTAAATTGTATTTAGATATTGATATTGATCCTGAATATTGTTTTACATCTGTTGGTTCGGCTCAAGGAAGTATTGCTTTATTTATGGTAGCAAACAGGACATATACTAATCGCAGAGGAGTATTATTTATTGATCCGGGGTTTCCTGTTCAAAAACTGCAAATTAAAGTTTTGGGATATGAATATGATACTTTTGATGTTTTTAATTACAGAGGCAAAAAACTTAAAGCAAAATTGGAAGAATTCATTGTTGAAAAAAAAATCAGTTCCATTTTATATTCAAATCCAAACAATCCTGCATGGATAAGTTTTACTGAAGAAGAATTGCAAATTGTCGGAGAACTTGCTACAAAACATAATCTTGTAATAATAGAAGATTTGGCATATTTCGGTATGGATTTCAGAAAAGATTATTCAATTCCGGGCAAAGCTCCATATCAGCCTACAGTAGCAAGATACACAGATAATTGGACGATGCTTATCTCAAGCTCAAAGGCTTTTAGTTATGCAGGACAAAGAGTTGGTATGTTGGTTGTTTCAGAAAAACTTTATAAAAGTAAATTTCCTGATTTAAAACGTTTCTTTTCAACTGAACAATTCGGACATTCATTAATTTATAATGCATTATATACACTTTCTGCAGGAGTCTCTCATACACCGCAATACGGCTTAACAGCATTACTGAAAGCAGTTAATGACGGAGATTATAATTATCGTGATGATGTAAAGATATACGGAGAACGTGCAAAAGTTATGAAAAAGATGTTTTTAAAATACGGGTTTAAATTTGTTTATGATAATGATTTGGGAGAGCCTATTGCTGACGGATTTTATTTTACATTTTCGTATCCCGGAATGACCGGAAGTGAGTTGTTAGAAAATTTAATATATCACGGTATTAGTGCTATTGCATTGCAAACAACCGGAAGTGAAAGACATGAAGGCTTACGTGCCTGTGTGTCGCAAGTTGGTAAAGAACTGTTTCCTTTATTAGAGGAGAGACTTAAGAAGTTTCATGAGAACTTTGGGTAAGGTTAGGGTTAAAGTCTGTTTAATAAGTTAAGTTGGCTCTACTGTTATTTTAACGGGTAATTGATAAATGCGATAATGCTTAAATGCTATTAGTGTTCTGTGATCTTTTAGATTAACCTTTAAGCGGTTACAACCGCTAAAAGGTGGAGTGAAAATGTTTGCTTTTTAGCTAAACTGTAATTATGACTTATCTTTCTTGACCGAATATCCGAAATGACCGATTCTTTTTCCTAATATATAATAATAACTGTGAGAATAAGCTAACAAATTTGCCTTATCCAATCTTAATTTATTTGTTCTCGGATCAAGAAGTTTTTCATCAATATTAACATTTACAACATCGGCAATAAACATATCATGTGAACCGAGCGGAATGATTTGTTTTACTTTGCACTCAATATTTACAGGGGATTCTCCAATTAAAACTGTATTTATTTTTCTTGCCGGAACAGGAGTTAAACGGCTTTCTTTGAATTTATCTATATTTTTTCCTGATTTAACACCATTGAAATCAGTTGCATAAGCTAATTTGTCAGTTGTTAGATTTACTACAAATTCCATATTTTTTTTTATGATATTATATGAATGTCTTTCCGGACGAACTGATATATACAACATCGGCGGATTTGTGTTAATAGTACCTGTCCATGAAATAGTAATGATGTTATATTCATCAGGTGTAGAACCGCAACTTACCATAACGGCAGGTAAAGGGTAAAGCATATTTCCGGGGTTCCATTCTATTTTGTTTATTTGTTTCATCTGTTTTACATTGTTACATTGTTGAATTGTTTCATTGCTTTTTTGATAAAGGAAATCCTCCTCTTAACTTGTGAGTTTCCAAACTTACTTTTGAATTCTTTTGCAAGTTGTTTTGCCAATGTAGTTTTTCCGCATTGCCGAGGAACTGTAATTCCGACAACAGGAAAATAATTGGTTAATAGTGATTTTATTTTTTTTGAGTGTATCTTATAATCTGTCTGTGAATATCTGTCCGGTTAGAACCTAAATTTCACGCTAAAATTATAAACATTTTATAAAATTTAAATATATTGAGTTGGTATTTTGTAATTTTACTAAGCATATTGCCTTTGTTTTTTGTCATATTATGATGATTATTGGCTTGGTTTTTTTGTAAAATATTATAATATTAATATATATCCTTTATATTCGGTTGATAATATTGTAAGTTTATGATTTTTAAATAAAAACAGAGGTTTAACAAATAAATATATATAGTCTTTTCTAAATTTGAATATTATACTATTTCTTTCATCTTCACTCCCAAAGTTTACCAAACTCTTTTTGATAGATTTTTCAGGCATAGAAATTCATTAATCGGATATACCCACACATTATTTTTATATGGATAGGCTGTTTTTATCGGAGCAATAATAAATGCTTTGTCTGTTTTTAAATCTTCAAGAGCATTCCAAAAGCCTTTTGAAACAGACGGACTTGACGATGTTTTAAATTCTATTGCTATTTTTTCATTTGCTTTTGTTAATACCAAATCTATTTCGTTGCCGTTTGAAGTTCTGTAATAAAAGGCTTCCCAATTTTTGAATGTATTAATAATATTTTCAATGCACAGCACTTCCCATGAACTGCCGAAAACAGGGTGTGTAAATAATTCGTTATAATTATTTATATTTAATAATGAATTTAATATTCCCGTATCTCTAATGTATATTTTCGGACTTTTAATAAGTCTTTTTTTTATATTGATATGAAACGGTTGTAATATTCTCAACATATATGTACCGGAAAGTATGTCAATGTATTTTCTTATAGTAGTGTCGCTATATCCCATAGAATTAGATAATTGAGAATAATTTAGCGTTTGTCCGTTAAGATGTGCAATCATTTTCCAAAGCCTGTTTAAGGTTTCCGGCGGAATGTTAAACCCGAAATTACGTAAATCTCTTTCAAGGAAAGTCAAAATAAAGTTCTTTCTCCAATTATTACTTAACTCATCATCTGCGGCTAAAAGACTTAAAGGAAAACCGCCTTTTTGCCAATAATTTTCTAAGCTGTATTTATCTGATATTTCGGAAAGTAAAAACGGAGATAATTCAAAATAGGCAATTCGTCCTGCTAAACTTTCCGATGATTGTCTTAGCAAATCCGGAGATGCTGAACCTGTAATTAAGAATTTATTATTATACTCATTGTCGTCAATTATACTTCTTAGAACGGGAAATAAATTAGGCATTAGTTGAATTTCGTCAAGACAAATTAGTTTATTATTATTTATTTTGAAAAAACTTTCAGCATCAATCAGCATATTTTTATCCGATGGCTTTTCTAAATCAAGATAAAGAGCAGTTTTATAGCTTTGTAATATTTCCTTTGCAAGAGTTGTTTTGCCTGTTTGCCTTGCTCCGAGAATTGCTGTAACCGGGTTTGAATTCAGGCTTTTCTCAATATTTATTGTTATTTGTCTTTTATAAAACATATTGTAAATTTTAACAAAGATAAGAATAAACTATGTAATTTCAAATCTTAAGTTTGGAATTACATAGTTTATGTTCGACAATATATTCTTAAGCTAACAGAAATAACAGCATGTATTGACGATGGTTTTTATGGTAACCGGGTTTAAAATTGATTCCGGCACCTTCCGAAATATATTAATCTGTCTTAAATATTTTATATCCTTATCCCAACAACTATAACATCATCAATTTGATCTATGTTGCCTCGCCAATCTTCAAAATGTTTATTGAGGATTTGTTTTTGTTCAGGCATTGGTTTTTCAGATATTGTGAGCAACAGGTTTTTAAAATTTTTGGTTTTGAATTTACCGCCTTTTTCTCCTCCGAATTGATCAGCATATCCATCAGAGAAAGTATATAAACAATCACCTTTTTGAAGTTGAAAATGTTGAGTTTCAAATTCTTTTTCAATCAAGTGAATAGCAATTGGTTGGCGGTCGGCTTTTATCTCAATAATTGAATTTTCGGATGAATGAATGTCAGAATAAATTTTAATTTTTTCTGTCTCTCTTAACTTATCATTTT
This sequence is a window from Bacteroidales bacterium. Protein-coding genes within it:
- a CDS encoding DUF4197 domain-containing protein, which encodes MKRITIIFLLTLSIGFSSCDILQQIVDDAGGGTGLTDSEIIAGLKEALIEGTVSSVKVLNATDGYFKDNAVKILLPPEANVIVENIQKVPGIGQKTIDDLVFKINRAAEDAASEAKPIFIDAVKSMTIQDGMTILKGSNTAATNYLKSKTYNKLVSKFAPKINTSLNKKLVGNVSAGSAWTKTTSLYNKVAPIIGKPKVTTDLGAYVTKKALNGLFLKVGEEEKKIRANPYAYVSEIIKKVFGYAKKNF
- a CDS encoding pyridoxal phosphate-dependent aminotransferase gives rise to the protein MKKDTPIDSNVVKRILSEMPFDDIGDASIREIVRLAGMIEEETGEKYIRMEMGVPGIDVREIALEAEIKAFKAGYASKYAPIIGIAPLKNEISRFVKLYLDIDIDPEYCFTSVGSAQGSIALFMVANRTYTNRRGVLFIDPGFPVQKLQIKVLGYEYDTFDVFNYRGKKLKAKLEEFIVEKKISSILYSNPNNPAWISFTEEELQIVGELATKHNLVIIEDLAYFGMDFRKDYSIPGKAPYQPTVARYTDNWTMLISSSKAFSYAGQRVGMLVVSEKLYKSKFPDLKRFFSTEQFGHSLIYNALYTLSAGVSHTPQYGLTALLKAVNDGDYNYRDDVKIYGERAKVMKKMFLKYGFKFVYDNDLGEPIADGFYFTFSYPGMTGSELLENLIYHGISAIALQTTGSERHEGLRACVSQVGKELFPLLEERLKKFHENFG
- a CDS encoding flavin reductase family protein, with protein sequence MKQINKIEWNPGNMLYPLPAVMVSCGSTPDEYNIITISWTGTINTNPPMLYISVRPERHSYNIIKKNMEFVVNLTTDKLAYATDFNGVKSGKNIDKFKESRLTPVPARKINTVLIGESPVNIECKVKQIIPLGSHDMFIADVVNVNIDEKLLDPRTNKLRLDKANLLAYSHSYYYILGKRIGHFGYSVKKDKS
- a CDS encoding ATP-binding protein, producing MFYKRQITINIEKSLNSNPVTAILGARQTGKTTLAKEILQSYKTALYLDLEKPSDKNMLIDAESFFKINNNKLICLDEIQLMPNLFPVLRSIIDDNEYNNKFLITGSASPDLLRQSSESLAGRIAYFELSPFLLSEISDKYSLENYWQKGGFPLSLLAADDELSNNWRKNFILTFLERDLRNFGFNIPPETLNRLWKMIAHLNGQTLNYSQLSNSMGYSDTTIRKYIDILSGTYMLRILQPFHINIKKRLIKSPKIYIRDTGILNSLLNINNYNELFTHPVFGSSWEVLCIENIINTFKNWEAFYYRTSNGNEIDLVLTKANEKIAIEFKTSSSPSVSKGFWNALEDLKTDKAFIIAPIKTAYPYKNNVWVYPINEFLCLKNLSKRVW